The following coding sequences are from one Comamonas koreensis window:
- a CDS encoding prepilin peptidase produces the protein MSEAQLNTGLFALLGLLVGSFLNVVVHRLPLMLERQWRRDAQDMLAATDSTQAPQAAPEADVKTDRFNLWTPASRCPHCSHQIRWYENVPVVSWLFLKGRCSQCKARISARYPVVEIANSLLWAYCIHRWGLGATGLAWCFFASVLLTAALIDWDTTLLPDDLTLPLLWAGLLASAMGWIDVPLKDSLFGAAIGYLALWLIYWAFKLLTGKEGMGYGDFKLLAALGAWFGWQALIPIALFSSVVGAVIGIAMKIFSNLREGGYIPFGPFLAGAGFLVMWFGTGIVDRLLQP, from the coding sequence ATGTCAGAAGCGCAATTGAACACAGGGCTGTTTGCCCTGCTGGGCCTGCTGGTGGGCAGCTTTTTGAATGTGGTGGTGCACCGCCTGCCGCTGATGCTGGAACGCCAATGGCGGCGTGATGCCCAGGACATGCTGGCAGCTACGGACAGTACCCAAGCACCGCAGGCAGCGCCTGAGGCTGATGTCAAAACAGACCGCTTTAACCTCTGGACCCCCGCCTCACGCTGCCCCCATTGCAGCCACCAGATCCGCTGGTACGAGAACGTGCCCGTGGTCAGCTGGCTTTTTCTGAAGGGGCGCTGCAGCCAGTGCAAAGCGCGTATTTCTGCCCGCTACCCCGTCGTAGAAATCGCCAACAGCCTGCTCTGGGCCTACTGCATCCACCGCTGGGGCCTGGGCGCCACGGGCCTGGCCTGGTGCTTTTTTGCATCGGTGCTGCTGACTGCGGCGCTGATCGACTGGGACACGACCCTGCTGCCCGATGACCTGACCTTGCCGCTGCTCTGGGCAGGCTTGCTGGCCAGTGCGATGGGCTGGATCGATGTGCCGCTCAAGGACTCGCTGTTTGGTGCCGCCATTGGCTACCTGGCGCTCTGGCTCATTTACTGGGCCTTCAAGCTGCTGACCGGCAAGGAAGGCATGGGCTATGGTGATTTCAAGCTGCTGGCTGCGCTGGGCGCCTGGTTTGGCTGGCAAGCGCTGATACCTATTGCACTGTTTTCGTCGGTGGTGGGCGCGGTGATCGGCATTGCCATGAAGATCTTTTCCAACCTGCGCGAAGGCGGCTATATCCCCTTTGGCCCCTTTCTCGCAGGTGCCGGCTTCTTGGTCATGTGGTTCGGCACCGGTATCGTCGACCGCCTGCTGCAGCCCTGA
- a CDS encoding type II secretion system F family protein, translated as MATTVNKKTSNEAVYEWEGKDRNGKIVRGESRAGGENQVIASLRRQGILPSKIKKRRMRSGKRIKPKDIALFTRQLATMMKAGVPLLQAFDIVGRGSTNPSVTKLLNDVRSDVESGSSLSTAFRRHPMYFNALYCNLVEAGEAAGILEGLLDRLATYMEKTEAIKSKIRSALMYPTSVIIVAFVVVAIIMIFVIPAFKEVFTSFGADLPGPTLIVMAISDFFVSYWYLIFFGIGGSIYFFLQAWKRSEKMQRTMDRWLLKVPIFGPLIEKSCVARWTRTLSTMFAAGVPLVEALDSVGGASGNAVFAVATEKIQAQVSTGTSLTVAMSDAHVFPSMVLQMCAIGEESGSIDHMLGKAADFYEAEVDEAVAGLSSLMEPIIIVFLGTIIGGIVVSMYLPIFKLGQVV; from the coding sequence ATGGCAACCACAGTCAACAAGAAAACATCGAACGAAGCCGTTTATGAGTGGGAAGGCAAGGACCGCAACGGCAAGATCGTGCGCGGCGAGTCCCGCGCGGGTGGAGAAAACCAGGTCATCGCGTCGCTGCGCCGGCAGGGCATTTTGCCGTCCAAGATCAAAAAGCGCCGCATGCGCTCGGGCAAGCGCATCAAGCCCAAGGACATCGCCTTGTTCACGCGCCAGCTGGCCACGATGATGAAGGCCGGTGTGCCTTTGCTGCAGGCTTTTGACATTGTCGGCCGGGGCAGCACCAACCCCAGCGTGACCAAGCTGCTCAACGATGTACGCAGCGATGTGGAGTCGGGCTCGTCACTGAGCACCGCCTTTCGCCGCCATCCGATGTACTTCAATGCGCTGTATTGCAACCTCGTCGAGGCCGGTGAGGCAGCCGGTATTTTGGAAGGCCTGCTCGACCGCTTGGCCACCTACATGGAAAAGACCGAGGCCATCAAGAGCAAGATCCGCTCGGCCCTGATGTACCCGACTTCGGTGATCATCGTCGCCTTTGTCGTGGTGGCCATCATCATGATCTTTGTGATTCCGGCGTTCAAAGAGGTGTTTACGTCGTTTGGCGCCGACCTGCCCGGCCCCACCTTGATCGTGATGGCCATCAGTGATTTCTTTGTCAGTTACTGGTACCTGATCTTTTTTGGCATTGGCGGCAGCATCTACTTCTTTTTGCAGGCCTGGAAGCGCAGCGAGAAAATGCAGCGCACCATGGACCGCTGGCTGCTGAAGGTGCCGATCTTTGGCCCCTTGATTGAAAAATCCTGCGTGGCACGCTGGACGCGCACCTTGTCGACCATGTTTGCAGCTGGTGTTCCCCTGGTCGAAGCGCTGGACTCGGTGGGTGGCGCCTCCGGCAATGCCGTGTTTGCGGTGGCAACCGAGAAGATCCAGGCGCAGGTCTCTACCGGCACCAGCCTCACAGTCGCCATGTCGGATGCCCATGTGTTCCCCTCGATGGTGCTGCAGATGTGCGCGATCGGTGAGGAATCCGGCTCCATCGACCATATGCTGGGCAAAGCGGCAGACTTTTACGAAGCCGAGGTGGACGAGGCCGTTGCCGGCCTGTCCAGCCTGATGGAGCCCATCATCATCGTGTTTCTGGGCACGATCATCGGCGGCATTGTGGTGTCGATGTACCTGCCGATCTTCAAGCTGGGCCAGGTGGTGTAA